Proteins from a single region of Streptomyces sp. TN58:
- a CDS encoding DUF397 domain-containing protein — translation MTDLYGLPIEGAEFSKACGGSTHPDGEACVTLAKIGPDAWAMGDSKRPDAEPLRFTTAELDAAGIDPARFDLSA, via the coding sequence ATGACCGACCTGTACGGGCTCCCCATCGAGGGAGCCGAGTTCTCGAAGGCATGCGGCGGCAGCACGCACCCGGACGGCGAGGCGTGCGTGACGCTCGCCAAGATCGGCCCGGACGCGTGGGCCATGGGTGACAGCAAGCGGCCGGACGCCGAGCCGCTGCGGTTCACCACGGCGGAGCTGGACGCGGCGGGCATCGACCCCGCGCGGTTCGACCTCTCCGCCTGA